A region of the Senegalia massiliensis genome:
CTTTATAGACCTAGACAAGTATATTCATCTGCAAGTAAAAGCTATAACATAAAAATAAATGGTACAACAGTAAAAAGTGGTAGCACTACTATTGGGGGAAGTGGAACAAAAACCATAGCAAGTGGTACAACGAAAGTTTATCATAATAGTAATGGAACTAAGAAAAATGTAGCAATATCTTTTTATCAAGAAGTTAGCATCACATGGTCAGGTGTAGCTACAGGAAATGCAAGTAAATCTGGAACAATGGATTTAACTACTATACCTCGTTATGCAAAGATAACTTCATTTAGTATAAGTAATATAACAGGAATACAATTTAAATTTAACTACAGTGTAGATAGAAGTATAGATTTAGTTCAGTATTCTCTTAATGGAGGTAGTTGGAAAAGTCAGCCTAGTGGAAATTTAATTACTGGATTAAATCCTGGAACTACTTATACCCTAAGAATAAGAGTAAGGAGTTCGACAAGTGGGTTATATACCTATTCTAATACATTAACTGTTGTAACAGTGGTATTATCAAGCATATCTAGTAGTGTTAAGTTTAATTTAGAAAGTAATCTAGGTGTAACTATATCAAGAAAAAACTCTAATATAGTCCATGACATTTATCTAGAAGCCTATTATGATGGAGCATGGAGAGATGTTGTTAAAAATAGACTTACAAATATAAGTACTAGTGCTACTATAATTCCTACACTAGGAGCAGTTGAATTACTACAAAACAAACATCCTAATACTAAAAATGTTACTATAAGAGTTAGAATAGTGTGTAGATGGGGTGAAAATGGTACAATTCAAGGGATGGTTTATAAGAGTGGAGCTGCTACTATTGTAAATGCTAACCCTTCTATTTCAGGGATTACTTATAAAGATACAGATACTGATGTACAGGCTATATTAAATAATAATCAACTAATATTAAGAAATAAATCCAACCTGCAAGTAACAGCAGGGAAAGCAACAAGTCAAAAAGGTGCTACACTAAAACAATATAAAATTAGCATTGGTGGTAATGAGTACAGTGTAAACACTAGTGGGACAAGTGAAATAGAAAAAACAATTAATGTAGGTGCAGTAAATCAATCAAGCAACCAGACAGTAGTGTTGACTGTAATAGATAGTAGGGGGAATAAAGCAACCAAAAGTTTTACTGTGCAAATCTTAAATTATGAAGAACCACAATTTTTGCAAGTTTCCGCTGATAGATTGAACAATTATGAAGAGTCTTCATATGCGAATATAGAAGCTAGAAGAGCAGTAGTAAAACCATCTACAATAGATGTAAATGAAATCTATCTAAGGTATAGAATAAAAGAAAATTCTATTGGAACATATGGAGATTATGTAAATATAGCAAGTGAAAGTGGCTATGTAAGTGGAATATGGCAGAATTTAACTGTAAATCAGTACATGGCAGATTATCCTAATGATAAATCTTATACGATAGAAGTCGGAATCAAAGATAAGTTTAGTGACTGGGATACAATATTAGTAAATTTAAGAGAAGGTATAGCTCTCTTGAGTTTCTTTAAAGATAAAATTAAAACAGGAGTTCCTTTTGAAAATTTAGCTATAGGGAAAAGTCATGAAGGAAAAGCTACTTTAGAGGTTGGTGGACATGCAATAATTGAAGGTGCATTATCACTAGGTGATGGGTTTGCAGGCAATACTTTAGCTTTGAGAGGTTTAGGTACAGGTTCCTCAAATATTAACTATATAAGCTTTTTTGAGGATAATGGTTCAAATAGACAGGCTTATTTAGGATTTGGGAGTGCTAATCATTCTGCTTTTCAAATTGCTAATGAAACAGGTGGTGGTATATCATTACTTGGTGATGTTTCAACGAATGGAGATTTTACAAGTGGAAATACTGTTGTTCATAGAGGGTTTGTTCCAAATGATTGGTCAAGTATAAAATTATCAGGTATTTGGACTTGCAGCAATGGGTCATATACTAATGTCCCATCTGGTTCATCTAAATATGGCATACTTCTTACATTATCAAGATATAGTGGTGCAAGTAATTATGTTAGTTATTTTTATACAGACTCTTATGGTAGGATTTTTACTTGTATGAAATGGAATGGAGTTATGAGTGAATGGAAGATGTTAGGATAATAATGGAGGTGTTAAGAATGGCGTTAAATAAAGATTATGAGGATAGTGCAGGTATAATTATTTCATACTGGAATATTCCTAGAATAGAAATAAAAAAATTAGATGATTATGTTAGAATTTTTGTATATGGTTATATAAATGCGGATACTCGTAATTCTGGTAAAACAAATGCAACAGAAAGAATTTTTATAATTAATAATGATGAAGGTTTGATGGACAAATATTTTAGTGCTGAACAAATGGATTTTTACAATGAAAATATATATGAACTAGGGTATAGGTATTTAAAAGAAAATGAAACCATGTTTGAAGATGCAATTGACATAATAGAATAGGAGTTGTTGAAAATATGGACGATAAAATTGATGTTAAAGGT
Encoded here:
- a CDS encoding DUF859 family phage minor structural protein, producing the protein LYRPRQVYSSASKSYNIKINGTTVKSGSTTIGGSGTKTIASGTTKVYHNSNGTKKNVAISFYQEVSITWSGVATGNASKSGTMDLTTIPRYAKITSFSISNITGIQFKFNYSVDRSIDLVQYSLNGGSWKSQPSGNLITGLNPGTTYTLRIRVRSSTSGLYTYSNTLTVVTVVLSSISSSVKFNLESNLGVTISRKNSNIVHDIYLEAYYDGAWRDVVKNRLTNISTSATIIPTLGAVELLQNKHPNTKNVTIRVRIVCRWGENGTIQGMVYKSGAATIVNANPSISGITYKDTDTDVQAILNNNQLILRNKSNLQVTAGKATSQKGATLKQYKISIGGNEYSVNTSGTSEIEKTINVGAVNQSSNQTVVLTVIDSRGNKATKSFTVQILNYEEPQFLQVSADRLNNYEESSYANIEARRAVVKPSTIDVNEIYLRYRIKENSIGTYGDYVNIASESGYVSGIWQNLTVNQYMADYPNDKSYTIEVGIKDKFSDWDTILVNLREGIALLSFFKDKIKTGVPFENLAIGKSHEGKATLEVGGHAIIEGALSLGDGFAGNTLALRGLGTGSSNINYISFFEDNGSNRQAYLGFGSANHSAFQIANETGGGISLLGDVSTNGDFTSGNTVVHRGFVPNDWSSIKLSGIWTCSNGSYTNVPSGSSKYGILLTLSRYSGASNYVSYFYTDSYGRIFTCMKWNGVMSEWKMLG